Proteins encoded by one window of Govania unica:
- the ptsP gene encoding phosphoenolpyruvate--protein phosphotransferase → MTATTGGPRVLLRRLREVMASAVSADKRLDQVVRLIAGNMVSEVCSVYVARGGEVLELFATEGLKKEAIHKTRLRFREGLVGEIAATGAPLNLSNAQSHPKFVYRPETGEEIYHSLLGVPILRGGRVVGVLVVQNRTQRHYSDDEAEALQTVAMVIAELVSSNELVRPDEVTAATLERAATPSFEVMALAEGIAIGRAVFHEPIVEILEHVAQDSGVERDRLVTAFAALHQQIDNLMAAEDMKSGEHREILDVYKMFASDVGWRQRILEAVDSGLTAEAAVERVQVENRARLQSTPDPYLRERLSDLDDLSNRLIRHLMGRADTSASENLPDDFILLARSMGPADLLEYDRSKLRGVILQEGSHTSHVTIVARALGIPLVGQAGGIIERVASGEQLIIDGDEGWIYLSPSAEIIQSYQETLVARTERFARYTALRNEPAVTLDGVEIELYMNAGLAIDLPHLESTGAKGIGLFRTEFQFMVGAQMPRLETQIEHYSEVLDAAGDRPVVFRTLDIGGDKPVAFMVPEDEENPALGWRAIRVALDRPALLRYQLRALIQAATGRAISIMFPMITELAEFKAARAIVDKELERRRKLGLEGPASIRIGTMIEVPALAWHLEPLLKHVDFVSIGSNDLLQFFFAADRGNAKVSGRYDVLSPAALSFLHHIISTCDRHNVPVTFCGELAGKTLEAMALVGLGLRRLSISPAGIGPVKTMVRSLKLAPLEAYLKDLMPLGERSVRSRLMAFAHDHGVIL, encoded by the coding sequence GTGACGGCCACAACAGGCGGACCACGGGTATTGTTGCGTCGCCTGCGCGAAGTGATGGCCAGTGCCGTATCCGCAGATAAGCGTCTTGATCAGGTGGTGCGTCTGATCGCCGGCAATATGGTGTCCGAGGTCTGTTCGGTCTATGTGGCGCGTGGCGGTGAAGTGCTGGAGCTTTTCGCCACCGAAGGCTTGAAGAAAGAAGCCATTCACAAGACCCGGCTGCGCTTCCGCGAGGGCTTGGTGGGGGAAATCGCCGCCACCGGTGCGCCGCTCAATCTGTCGAACGCGCAATCCCATCCGAAATTCGTCTATCGCCCGGAAACCGGCGAGGAAATTTATCATTCGCTGCTTGGCGTGCCGATCCTGCGCGGCGGCCGGGTGGTTGGCGTGCTGGTGGTGCAGAACCGAACCCAGCGTCATTACAGCGATGACGAGGCGGAAGCCTTGCAGACCGTCGCCATGGTCATCGCCGAACTCGTCAGTTCAAACGAGCTTGTGCGCCCGGACGAAGTGACGGCGGCGACGCTTGAGCGGGCCGCGACCCCGAGCTTTGAGGTTATGGCGCTGGCCGAAGGCATCGCCATCGGCCGTGCCGTGTTCCACGAGCCGATTGTCGAAATTCTTGAACATGTGGCCCAGGACAGCGGCGTTGAACGCGACCGCCTGGTCACCGCCTTTGCCGCGCTCCATCAGCAGATCGACAATCTGATGGCGGCCGAGGATATGAAAAGCGGCGAACATCGTGAAATTCTTGACGTTTACAAGATGTTTGCGTCGGACGTGGGCTGGCGGCAGCGCATTCTCGAAGCCGTCGATAGTGGTCTTACGGCCGAAGCGGCGGTGGAGCGGGTGCAGGTCGAAAACCGCGCACGGCTCCAGAGCACTCCGGACCCCTATCTGCGCGAACGTCTGAGCGATCTTGATGATCTGTCGAACCGGCTCATTCGCCATCTCATGGGTCGGGCCGATACCTCGGCCAGTGAAAATCTGCCGGATGATTTTATCCTGCTCGCACGCAGCATGGGGCCTGCGGATCTGCTTGAATATGACCGCAGCAAATTGCGCGGGGTCATTTTGCAGGAAGGCTCGCATACCTCCCATGTGACCATCGTGGCCCGTGCGCTCGGCATTCCGCTGGTCGGGCAGGCGGGCGGCATCATCGAGCGGGTGGCGAGCGGAGAACAGCTCATCATCGATGGCGATGAGGGCTGGATCTATCTGTCGCCAAGCGCCGAGATCATCCAGTCCTATCAGGAAACCCTGGTCGCCCGGACCGAACGGTTTGCCCGCTATACCGCCTTGCGCAATGAACCGGCGGTGACCCTTGATGGGGTCGAAATCGAGCTTTACATGAATGCGGGGCTGGCCATCGACCTGCCGCATCTTGAGTCTACCGGCGCGAAGGGCATCGGGCTGTTTCGCACCGAGTTCCAGTTCATGGTGGGGGCACAGATGCCGCGCCTTGAAACCCAGATCGAACATTATTCCGAAGTTCTGGACGCCGCCGGGGATCGCCCGGTGGTGTTCCGTACGCTCGATATCGGCGGCGACAAGCCGGTGGCCTTTATGGTCCCTGAAGATGAAGAAAATCCGGCGCTTGGCTGGCGCGCCATCCGGGTTGCGCTCGATCGTCCGGCGCTGCTGCGCTATCAGTTGCGGGCGCTCATTCAGGCGGCCACGGGTCGTGCCATCAGCATCATGTTTCCGATGATCACCGAGCTTGCGGAATTCAAGGCGGCGCGGGCCATTGTTGACAAGGAACTGGAACGCCGCCGCAAGCTTGGGCTTGAAGGTCCGGCGTCGATCCGCATCGGCACCATGATCGAGGTTCCGGCGCTCGCCTGGCATCTTGAGCCGCTGTTGAAGCATGTGGATTTCGTCTCCATTGGCTCGAATGACCTGTTGCAGTTCTTTTTTGCCGCCGATCGGGGCAATGCCAAGGTGTCCGGCCGCTATGACGTGTTATCGCCGGCGGCCTTGTCGTTCCTGCATCACATCATATCGACCTGTGACCGTCACAATGTGCCGGTCACCTTCTGTGGCGAGCTTGCGGGTAAGACTTTGGAGGCCATGGCGCTGGTCGGTTTGGGTTTGCGTCGTCTCTCGATCTCTCCGGCCGGGATCGGTCCGGTCAAGACCATGGTGCGCAGTTTGAAACTCGCGCCGCTTGAGGCTTATCTGAAAGATCTGATGCCGCTCGGGGAACGCAGCGTGCGCAGTCGGCTCATGGCCTTTGCCCATGACCATGGGGTTATTCTGTAG
- a CDS encoding helix-turn-helix domain-containing protein, with translation MVQHLSPRDFDKDARQPQLTLVSSNLSGTALEDMPDTIGGVLRRARLARGANSLEEIAEDLRIRPHLLAALEADDFSQLPGIIYAAGFLRTYAQYLGLDAAPLVERLKDQSGVPVKTAPLVFPEPINDPRIPRLSLVALAGILCIAVYGAWYSFSGPSTTRDIVPEPSREMAELALPETAELEQTPVAPQAPVAAFAPAAPDLATPPAALTPPPAAPVVAGEGQMLLRASADSWIRITDANRKIIAERTLKAGESFAVAGNAGYLLLAGNAGGLTIVAGGKSYGPLGGNGDVRRNFALDSATVAQSLPAIP, from the coding sequence ATGGTTCAGCACCTGTCTCCACGTGACTTTGATAAGGACGCGCGTCAGCCGCAACTGACGCTGGTGTCCTCGAACTTGTCCGGTACGGCGCTTGAAGACATGCCGGATACCATCGGCGGCGTGCTTCGGCGGGCGCGACTCGCGCGCGGTGCAAACTCGCTTGAGGAAATCGCCGAGGATTTACGCATTCGCCCGCATCTTCTGGCGGCGCTTGAAGCGGATGATTTTTCGCAATTGCCGGGGATCATTTATGCCGCGGGATTTTTGCGCACTTATGCCCAGTATCTCGGCCTCGATGCCGCCCCGCTTGTGGAGCGACTGAAGGATCAATCTGGCGTTCCGGTCAAGACCGCGCCGCTGGTGTTCCCCGAACCGATCAATGATCCGCGCATTCCGCGACTGTCTCTGGTGGCGTTGGCGGGTATTCTCTGCATTGCGGTTTATGGCGCCTGGTACAGTTTTTCCGGGCCGAGCACGACACGTGACATCGTGCCGGAACCAAGCCGCGAAATGGCCGAGCTTGCCCTCCCCGAGACGGCTGAACTTGAGCAAACGCCGGTGGCGCCACAGGCACCTGTGGCAGCATTTGCTCCGGCGGCGCCGGATCTGGCGACGCCTCCCGCAGCTCTGACGCCCCCTCCCGCCGCGCCCGTTGTTGCGGGCGAAGGTCAGATGCTGTTACGCGCGAGCGCTGACAGCTGGATTCGCATCACCGACGCCAATCGCAAAATCATCGCAGAACGCACCCTCAAAGCGGGTGAAAGCTTTGCCGTTGCAGGCAATGCCGGGTATCTGCTGCTGGCCGGCAATGCTGGTGGGCTTACGATCGTTGCTGGCGGCAAGTCCTATGGTCCACTTGGTGGCAATGGCGATGTGCGACGCAATTTCGCGCTCGATTCCGCGACCGTCGCTCAGAGTTTACCGGCTATTCCGTAA
- a CDS encoding NAD(P)H-dependent flavin oxidoreductase, with protein sequence MPTAILGGAMTWVSEHNLVAAISNAGGFGVLASGSMMPDMLDAEIKATKALTDKPFGVNLITLHPRLLDLVDVCGRHGIGHVVLAGGLPPGDAITRIKDYGAKVVCFAPALVIAKKLVRSGVDAIVIEGSEAGGHIGPVSLNVLAQEILPHIRDVPVFVAGGIGRGEAMAAYLEMGAAGVQLGTRFVCASESVAHANFKKAFIRAAAREAMPTMQVDARFPVIPVRAIRNAAVDRFMEMQRAVVARFQAGELDQQAAQLEIEHFWAGSLRRAVVDGNIEDGSLMAGQSVGMVTKIQPMAEIIAELVGQAVDFLEK encoded by the coding sequence ATGCCCACCGCCATTCTCGGCGGGGCTATGACCTGGGTGTCCGAACATAATCTGGTGGCGGCGATCTCAAACGCGGGCGGCTTCGGCGTGCTCGCGTCGGGCAGCATGATGCCGGATATGCTGGACGCCGAGATCAAGGCCACCAAGGCACTGACCGATAAGCCGTTCGGGGTCAATCTGATCACCCTGCATCCGCGGTTGCTTGATCTTGTGGATGTCTGCGGCCGTCATGGCATCGGGCATGTGGTGCTTGCGGGCGGTCTGCCGCCGGGTGACGCCATTACCCGTATCAAGGACTATGGCGCGAAGGTGGTGTGTTTTGCCCCGGCGCTGGTCATCGCCAAAAAACTGGTGCGGTCGGGGGTTGATGCTATCGTTATTGAAGGCTCCGAAGCGGGCGGTCATATCGGTCCGGTGTCGCTGAATGTGCTGGCGCAGGAAATTCTGCCGCATATTCGCGATGTTCCGGTGTTTGTGGCCGGTGGCATCGGGCGCGGCGAAGCCATGGCCGCTTATCTTGAGATGGGCGCTGCCGGGGTGCAGCTTGGCACGCGGTTTGTTTGTGCAAGCGAATCCGTGGCCCACGCCAATTTCAAAAAAGCCTTTATTCGCGCCGCCGCCCGGGAGGCCATGCCGACCATGCAGGTCGATGCGCGGTTTCCGGTCATTCCGGTGCGCGCCATCCGCAATGCTGCCGTGGATCGCTTCATGGAGATGCAGCGCGCGGTTGTGGCCCGCTTTCAGGCCGGTGAACTGGACCAGCAGGCGGCTCAACTTGAAATCGAACATTTCTGGGCAGGCTCATTGCGGCGTGCCGTTGTTGACGGCAATATAGAAGATGGCTCCTTGATGGCCGGTCAAAGCGTCGGCATGGTGACCAAGATCCAGCCGATGGCCGAAATCATCGCCGAGCTTGTCGGCCAGGCCGTTGATTTCCTGGAAAAATAG
- the hisS gene encoding histidine--tRNA ligase, producing MARLQPVRGTHDLLPDDARRFRHITETFRKIAERYGHQEIATPIFEFTEVFSRSLGETTDVVTKEMYTFEDRSGDSITLRPEYTAGIARAFISNGLQQEVPCKFFGWGPMFRHERPQKGRLRQFHQLDVEILGVGEPQADIEVLALAHDLLTALGLGDKVTLELNSLGDLESRTAYRAKLLEFLERYEADLSEDSRTRMRKNPLRVLDSKDEGDKRIVADAPLLIGHLNASSAAFFAAVQDGLGALGVPHVVNPRIVRGLDYYSHTAFEFTTTALGAQGTVLAGGRYDGLVGELGGPATPGIGWASGIERLAMLVENMPEAPRPVALVPVGDGAEREALKLAHQLRQAGLMIDLGYKGNMGKRMKRADKIKARAAVIVGEDELERGVVALRDLDAGTQSDVPLADLAAVLAALN from the coding sequence GTGGCCCGACTTCAGCCGGTGCGCGGCACTCATGATCTTTTGCCGGATGATGCCCGCCGTTTTCGCCATATCACCGAAACCTTCCGCAAGATCGCGGAACGCTATGGCCATCAGGAAATCGCCACGCCGATTTTCGAATTCACTGAAGTGTTCAGCCGCTCGCTGGGTGAAACCACCGATGTAGTGACCAAGGAGATGTATACCTTCGAGGATCGCTCCGGCGACTCGATCACACTCCGGCCCGAATATACGGCGGGGATCGCCCGCGCCTTTATTTCGAACGGCCTGCAACAGGAGGTGCCCTGCAAGTTTTTCGGCTGGGGCCCGATGTTCCGTCATGAACGGCCGCAGAAAGGCCGCTTGCGTCAGTTTCATCAGCTCGACGTGGAAATTCTCGGCGTCGGCGAACCTCAAGCCGATATCGAAGTGCTGGCGCTGGCCCATGATCTGCTGACCGCGCTTGGGCTTGGCGACAAGGTGACGCTGGAGCTGAATTCGCTCGGCGATCTTGAAAGCCGCACGGCTTACCGGGCGAAGCTTCTGGAGTTTCTGGAACGTTATGAAGCTGATCTGAGCGAAGACAGCCGCACACGCATGCGCAAGAACCCGCTCCGGGTGCTCGATTCCAAGGACGAGGGCGATAAGCGCATTGTCGCCGATGCGCCGTTGCTGATCGGTCATCTGAATGCGTCCTCGGCGGCGTTTTTTGCCGCTGTGCAGGATGGGCTCGGGGCGCTTGGGGTGCCTCATGTGGTCAATCCGCGTATCGTGCGCGGGCTTGATTACTACAGCCACACGGCGTTTGAATTCACCACCACGGCGCTTGGCGCCCAGGGCACGGTGCTTGCGGGCGGGCGTTATGACGGGCTCGTGGGCGAATTGGGCGGCCCTGCAACTCCGGGCATCGGCTGGGCCAGCGGGATTGAACGTTTGGCCATGCTGGTGGAAAATATGCCGGAGGCCCCGCGTCCGGTGGCGCTCGTGCCCGTTGGCGACGGCGCCGAGCGGGAGGCTCTGAAACTCGCCCATCAGTTGCGCCAGGCCGGGCTCATGATCGACCTCGGCTATAAAGGCAATATGGGCAAGCGCATGAAACGCGCCGACAAGATCAAGGCCCGCGCTGCGGTCATCGTTGGCGAGGATGAATTAGAGCGTGGCGTGGTCGCCCTCCGTGACCTTGATGCCGGAACCCAGAGCGATGTGCCGCTCGCCGATCTTGCCGCTGTTCTTGCGGCGTTGAACTGA
- the prfA gene encoding peptide chain release factor 1: MIPEERLTQLIDRHGYLEHAMGRGDMSGEDFIRISKEYSDLGPVVAVAIELRRVRGEMRDLEAMLNDPGTDRDMRGLAEMELPELKAKLPDLEHELQILLLPKDAADEKSAILEIRAGTGGDEAALFAGDLYRMYQRYAALEGWTFEPISMSDSDVGGFKEAIVSVKGRGVFAKLKFESGVHRVQRVPETEGGGRIHTSAATVAVLPEAEEVDIQIDDKDLRIDVFRASGPGGQSVNTTDSAVRITHLPTGLAVQQQDEKSQHKNKEKAMKVLRSRLYEAERQRRDSERSALRKGQVGSGDRSGRVRTYNFPQGRVTEHRINMTLYKIEQVMMGEGLDELILALIASDQAEQLAALESEG, from the coding sequence ATGATCCCTGAAGAACGCCTGACCCAGCTGATCGACCGCCATGGCTATCTTGAACATGCCATGGGCCGGGGCGATATGTCAGGGGAGGACTTTATCCGGATTTCCAAGGAATATTCCGATCTCGGGCCGGTGGTTGCGGTGGCGATTGAGCTGCGCCGGGTCCGGGGGGAGATGCGCGATCTTGAAGCCATGCTGAACGATCCCGGCACCGACCGCGACATGCGCGGTCTGGCCGAAATGGAACTGCCGGAGCTGAAGGCCAAGCTGCCGGATCTTGAGCATGAGCTGCAGATTCTGTTGCTGCCAAAGGATGCGGCGGACGAAAAAAGCGCCATTCTGGAAATCCGTGCCGGAACCGGCGGCGATGAAGCGGCGCTGTTCGCCGGTGATCTTTATCGCATGTACCAACGCTATGCTGCCCTTGAGGGCTGGACGTTCGAACCGATCAGCATGTCGGACAGCGACGTTGGCGGCTTCAAGGAAGCGATCGTCTCGGTCAAGGGCCGGGGTGTGTTCGCCAAGCTCAAGTTCGAATCCGGCGTGCATCGTGTGCAACGGGTACCGGAAACCGAGGGCGGCGGTCGCATTCATACCTCGGCGGCCACGGTGGCAGTGCTGCCCGAGGCCGAGGAGGTCGATATCCAGATCGATGACAAGGACCTCCGCATCGATGTGTTCCGGGCCAGCGGTCCGGGCGGGCAGTCGGTCAACACCACCGACAGCGCCGTGCGCATCACCCATTTGCCCACCGGCCTTGCGGTGCAGCAGCAGGATGAAAAGTCGCAGCATAAGAACAAGGAAAAGGCCATGAAGGTCTTGCGCTCGCGGCTTTATGAGGCCGAGCGCCAGCGCCGGGATTCCGAGCGTTCGGCCCTGAGAAAAGGCCAGGTCGGCTCGGGCGACCGCTCGGGCCGGGTGCGCACCTACAACTTCCCGCAAGGACGAGTGACTGAGCATCGCATCAATATGACGCTCTATAAGATCGAACAGGTGATGATGGGCGAAGGGCTCGATGAGCTTATCCTGGCGCTGATCGCGAGCGATCAGGCCGAACAGCTTGCCGCTCTTGAATCGGAAGGTTGA
- the prmC gene encoding peptide chain release factor N(5)-glutamine methyltransferase, with amino-acid sequence MSATTGSLIRAATARLQAAGVEGARLDAQLLMGHVLGRTRLDLIAYDRDPVTEAQFLAFEALVARRMAREPVSHILGRREFWSLDFAVTEATLAPRADSETLIVAALEYFKARAKPRRILDLGTGTGCLLLALLHEFPDAFGVGVDRNPATARVARDNAARLGLLSRAAFLVGDWATALGGPFDLVISNPPYIASADIPALDPEVARFEPLGALDGGADGLEDYRRLAPDMGRLLADDGQLLFEIGATQGREVSKLVETAGFRHVAVLRDLGGRDRVIDACK; translated from the coding sequence ATGAGCGCGACCACCGGCAGCCTTATCCGTGCGGCAACGGCACGGCTTCAGGCGGCAGGGGTGGAGGGCGCGCGGCTTGATGCCCAGTTGCTGATGGGCCATGTGCTTGGGCGCACGCGGCTTGACCTGATTGCCTATGATCGCGATCCGGTGACGGAGGCGCAGTTCCTGGCGTTCGAAGCTTTGGTGGCCCGCCGCATGGCGCGCGAGCCGGTGTCGCATATTCTGGGCCGTCGCGAGTTCTGGAGCCTCGACTTCGCGGTGACCGAGGCGACGCTTGCGCCGCGCGCCGACAGCGAAACCCTGATTGTCGCCGCACTTGAGTATTTCAAAGCCCGCGCCAAGCCGCGCCGGATCCTTGATCTTGGCACCGGCACGGGCTGTTTGTTGCTGGCCTTGCTGCATGAATTCCCGGATGCCTTCGGGGTTGGGGTGGACCGCAATCCGGCCACAGCGCGGGTCGCCCGCGACAATGCGGCGCGGCTTGGGCTTCTGTCACGGGCGGCTTTTTTGGTTGGCGACTGGGCGACGGCGCTCGGCGGTCCGTTCGATCTCGTGATCTCGAACCCGCCTTATATCGCGAGCGCGGACATCCCGGCGCTTGATCCCGAGGTTGCCCGGTTCGAGCCCCTTGGCGCCCTTGATGGCGGCGCTGACGGACTTGAGGATTACCGCAGACTTGCGCCGGATATGGGGCGGCTTCTTGCGGACGACGGTCAGCTGTTGTTCGAGATTGGCGCGACTCAGGGCAGAGAGGTGTCAAAGCTTGTTGAAACGGCCGGATTTCGGCATGTTGCGGTGCTCCGGGACCTCGGCGGACGCGACCGCGTGATCGACGCCTGCAAATAA
- the ispG gene encoding flavodoxin-dependent (E)-4-hydroxy-3-methylbut-2-enyl-diphosphate synthase, translating into MSVRPYRDIYRRKSRQIFVGNVPVGGDAPITVQSMTNTLTSDARATIKQILELEEAGIDIVRVSCPDEESTAALAEIVRAVNVPVVADIHFHYKRAIESAKAGAACLRINPGNIGSAARVREVVQAAKDYGCSMRIGVNAGSLEKHLLEKYGEPCPDAMVESALDHARILEDNDFTNFKISVKASDVFLAVAAYQGLADACDYPLHLGITEAGSLRAGTVKSAIGMGSLLWAGIGDTIRVSLSADPVEEVKAGFEMLKTLGLRHRGVRIISCPSCARQAFQVIKTVEVLEERLAHISTPMSLSIIGCVVNGPGEARETDIGLTGGGQGNHMVYLSGVADHKIDDAGIIDHIVRLVEQRAADIDAQALDTAPAL; encoded by the coding sequence ATGAGCGTCCGACCCTATCGCGACATTTATCGACGCAAAAGCCGCCAGATCTTTGTCGGCAATGTGCCGGTGGGCGGCGACGCCCCCATCACCGTTCAGTCCATGACCAACACGCTGACGAGCGATGCGCGCGCCACCATCAAGCAGATCCTTGAGCTTGAAGAGGCGGGCATCGATATCGTGCGCGTGTCCTGCCCGGACGAGGAGTCGACGGCGGCTTTGGCTGAAATCGTGCGCGCGGTCAATGTGCCGGTGGTCGCCGATATTCATTTCCACTACAAGCGCGCCATCGAGTCGGCCAAGGCGGGGGCTGCTTGTCTCCGTATCAATCCGGGTAATATCGGCTCTGCGGCCCGTGTGCGCGAGGTGGTGCAGGCGGCGAAGGATTACGGCTGCTCCATGCGCATCGGCGTCAATGCCGGGTCGCTTGAAAAGCATCTGCTGGAAAAATATGGCGAACCCTGCCCGGACGCCATGGTCGAAAGCGCTCTCGATCACGCCCGCATTCTTGAAGACAATGATTTCACCAATTTCAAGATCAGCGTCAAGGCGTCAGACGTGTTTCTCGCCGTCGCCGCCTATCAGGGCTTGGCCGACGCCTGCGATTATCCGCTCCATCTCGGCATCACCGAAGCCGGCAGTTTGCGCGCCGGGACGGTGAAATCGGCCATCGGCATGGGCTCGCTCCTGTGGGCCGGGATTGGCGACACCATCCGTGTGTCGCTGTCGGCCGATCCGGTGGAGGAGGTCAAGGCCGGGTTCGAGATGCTGAAGACCCTCGGGCTTCGCCATCGCGGGGTCAGGATCATTTCCTGCCCGTCCTGCGCCCGTCAGGCCTTTCAGGTCATCAAGACAGTGGAAGTTCTTGAGGAACGGCTGGCCCATATCTCGACACCCATGTCGCTGTCGATCATCGGCTGCGTGGTCAACGGCCCGGGCGAGGCGCGGGAGACCGACATCGGCCTCACCGGCGGCGGTCAGGGCAATCACATGGTCTATCTGTCGGGCGTGGCCGATCACAAGATCGACGACGCGGGCATCATCGACCATATTGTCAGGCTCGTGGAACAGCGGGCCGCTGACATTGACGCGCAAGCGCTCGACACCGCCCCTGCCCTTTAG
- a CDS encoding nucleoside deaminase yields MTAEDFMSRAIALGALCEKAAGDRPFGAVVVRDGQIIGAGRNRAGSLKDPTAHAELLAIRDACARTGSGDLSGAEIYASGEPCPMCAAAIGWAGIDRVVYGAAAALAVERRSPAVSRLLSSEAAAMMAAWTRQ; encoded by the coding sequence ATGACAGCGGAAGATTTCATGAGCCGCGCCATTGCCCTTGGCGCTTTATGTGAAAAAGCCGCGGGCGACCGCCCGTTCGGCGCGGTTGTCGTGCGCGACGGCCAGATCATCGGCGCAGGACGCAACCGGGCTGGCAGCCTCAAGGATCCGACCGCCCATGCCGAGCTGCTGGCTATTCGCGACGCCTGTGCCCGCACGGGGAGCGGCGATCTTTCGGGGGCCGAGATTTATGCCTCGGGTGAACCCTGCCCTATGTGCGCGGCGGCCATTGGCTGGGCGGGCATCGATCGGGTGGTTTATGGGGCTGCGGCGGCGTTGGCCGTCGAGCGTCGCAGCCCTGCAGTCTCCCGCCTGTTGAGCAGCGAGGCGGCGGCCATGATGGCCGCTTGGACCCGGCAATGA
- a CDS encoding aspartate kinase, whose product MARIVKKFGGTSVANVERIKNVALRVKKSVDAGHEVAVVVSAMSGTTDQLVGWARDVAPLHDAREYDSVVASGEQVTAGLLAMALQDLGVSARSWLGWQIPLKTDGVHGSARIADIDGSEIVRRMGEGQVAVIAGFQGIGPDNRITTLGRGGSDTSAVALAAALKADRCDIFTDVDGVYTTDPRIVPEARKLDKITYEEMLEMASLGAKVLQTRSVEMAMNHRVRVQVLTSFDDKPGTMVVDEDEIVEQQVVSGIAYSRNEAKVTLVGVADKPGIAGDIFSPLAEANINVDMIVQNVSMDGLRTDLTFTVPAGDLDRAITVIEDNREHFQFERVLADKNVVKVSVIGVGMRSHAGVAATMFRTLAENNINILVISTSEIKVSVLIEAKYTELAVRALHTAYGLDG is encoded by the coding sequence ATGGCGCGTATTGTCAAAAAATTCGGCGGCACGTCTGTTGCCAATGTCGAGCGCATCAAGAATGTGGCTCTTCGGGTTAAGAAGAGCGTGGATGCAGGCCATGAAGTGGCCGTTGTCGTCTCGGCCATGTCCGGCACCACCGACCAGCTGGTGGGGTGGGCCCGGGATGTGGCGCCACTCCATGATGCGCGCGAATATGATTCCGTGGTCGCCTCGGGCGAACAGGTGACGGCCGGGCTTCTGGCCATGGCCTTGCAGGATCTGGGCGTTTCGGCCCGGTCGTGGCTCGGCTGGCAGATTCCGCTCAAAACCGATGGCGTGCATGGCAGCGCTCGCATTGCCGATATTGACGGCTCGGAAATCGTGCGCCGTATGGGCGAAGGTCAGGTGGCGGTGATCGCAGGGTTCCAGGGCATCGGCCCGGACAACCGCATCACCACGCTCGGCCGGGGCGGTTCGGACACCTCGGCGGTGGCGCTGGCCGCGGCCTTGAAAGCCGATCGTTGCGATATTTTCACTGACGTGGACGGGGTTTATACGACCGATCCGCGCATTGTGCCCGAAGCACGCAAACTTGATAAGATTACCTACGAGGAAATGCTGGAGATGGCGTCGCTTGGCGCCAAGGTGCTCCAGACCCGTTCGGTCGAGATGGCGATGAACCATCGGGTCCGTGTCCAGGTGCTGACAAGCTTCGACGACAAGCCCGGAACGATGGTTGTAGATGAGGATGAAATCGTGGAGCAGCAAGTCGTCAGCGGGATCGCCTATTCCCGCAATGAAGCCAAGGTCACGCTGGTTGGCGTTGCCGACAAGCCGGGCATCGCCGGGGATATTTTCTCGCCGCTGGCCGAAGCCAACATCAATGTGGATATGATCGTCCAGAACGTCTCCATGGACGGGCTCAGGACCGATCTCACCTTCACCGTGCCGGCCGGCGATCTCGATCGTGCCATCACGGTGATCGAGGACAACCGCGAACATTTCCAGTTCGAACGCGTCCTCGCCGACAAGAATGTGGTCAAGGTCTCGGTCATCGGCGTTGGCATGCGCTCCCACGCGGGCGTTGCTGCCACCATGTTCCGCACATTGGCTGAGAACAATATCAATATTCTGGTGATTTCGACCTCCGAAATCAAAGTCAGCGTGTTGATTGAAGCGAAATACACCGAGCTTGCCGTGCGCGCCCTGCACACGGCCTATGGTCTCGACGGATAA